A window of Punica granatum isolate Tunisia-2019 chromosome 8, ASM765513v2, whole genome shotgun sequence genomic DNA:
TCCGTACATGATGGCAAAATCCGGATGACCCTGCTTCTCACATGATCCATGTTGCACCGTATATACATCAGGGCAATCGACATGGATTTCCGTCTGGGACCAATGGGGATTATTCACTTGATCCGAACCGACTTTGTACTGGACATCGCGCACATAGGCAGTGCGATAAAAGCCGCAATCTGCTATGCCCGAACCCATCGGAGGGGTGACACTAGTTGGCACGGCTTTTGTGATGCCTCCGTAGGCAATGTAGCTCGCGCCCCCACAGAACTGGGAAAACAATTCCTTGGGCCAGTATCCGATTGGGGTAAAAAATCGGTTCCCGTCGCCAACCACCAATTCCCGTCACATCATCCTATGATTTTGATTGTTGTTATGTCGTGAACTAGAACATGATGAATGATAATCACGAAATGAACAAAGGTCAAAACCCTTACTCGAGAAAAATTTTAACGTTAAAACTAAAAAGGGGTCCCCATAACtcgatttgttctttagggttACTCCTAGATGACAATCCGTAGAAGTCTGTTCAAAACCTGGACATTGCATATTAGCACATCCCGCACTGCCATCTCCCTGTCATCACagatcaaatttaatttaagaactaaattaagatttatcttttttaaactttaaatATATTGTGTGTGAGTGTCATAGTAACGAAGCCATTTTCTAGAATAATTATTACTAAACTGAATTTCGAAATTTCTTTGTATAATATATTCTACTGAGGTACAAGCAAGCACTTAATTACCTTCCAAAAGGCAGTCAGGTGTGTAAAATCATCTCCATACAGATCTGCATGCACctaattaataacaaaaagtATCAAtcgattttaattaatttctcaaagtttataaatttaaattaatgagATGGCACGAAAAATAGCATGTCAATTAGAATCATGCAAATAATTTGTCccataagtatatatatgtacatatattcataatgTGGATTCAAGATCTTATTATTCATAAGAAATCCGCATCACTTTAACTAGACGAAACATTTGAAATTAAAGTATACCCATAAAGatattgaataataataaaaaatcacatatatgAATTGAACGTTGGAAATATCATGACCGAGCTTATGAGgtaaattgattaattttatcGTCCAGCCTGCACTAATATAATCGCCATTTTGTTCGTCTCGGCCGTACATCCAAACTTGAACACCACTGACCTCACTGGTGTTTGCTTTCGGATTTCGGATGCCGAAATCTGCTTGAGCGGACAAATATGGTTGATCAGCCTTTTTGAACTTCACAACTGCATGCTGTAAATCACATTTTTAATTAGTAAAACTAATCAtaattaaattaggaaaataaataagaaacaaacaaaaatttaTGTTCATGGGATAAAACAGAGATTTACTTACGTAAGTGTTTGGATCCCTAGGGTTGAAAGGTTCGTAGTTCGGAGGTCATACTGATGATTTTATTCGGATTAGATCTTCTTTTGTGGTCCTTTGGATCGGGATGGCTCCATCAGGACAGTTAATACCGAAACCACTGGGATACTCCGACTGTCCGAAGCCTGGTGAATTTTTCTCCTTGTGACTCGGTAAATGGCTCGGCTTCAACTGCATCACCACGTTATAAAGAAAGtaaatctatacatatattttcgTGTAGAGTAACGGGGCTATCGCCCAAGAAAATAAACATCATTCCTCCTCATTGCATTTTCATTTCGGTTACAAGGGATGCATATAGacttaatataatgaaataagaattataatagctaataaaagtGCATGGAGTCCCACTTAATATCTAAACTGGAGCCATTGAAAAATCAAACGAGAGCATGTGCTACTATATTACACACTCTTTGGACCATAATCAATTATGAATTATAACACGTATTCATGTATCCTAGTACATTCTCTTAAATGATTGgttcaagttttttttttttaaaatgatatAGTTCAAGCGTTTATATTATGGAAGATTTCTTTCATAATAGGAAAATACAAGAATCGAAGTCGAGTATTgtaaatggagaaatcgaCGCCGGAACAATTTCATTTACCCTTTAGTGGGTGACTCGGCTCAATCCTGAATTAGTCGGAATCCATTGAGCCTTCGGATATCAAGTGGCCTAGTGCacattaaaaaatgaataaaataactcTAGAGTTATTTAGGGCAGTTGGACCCATTTATGACCGGTGGAAAATGACTTCTCAATATTATTAATGCCTACCACTTGACAAGAACGTCGCCTGGATCCCTCAAATTTATACAGGACATAAAGCAATATCTATTGAGTCACGTTTCTATAGTTTGCAACAGATTGCTCCGCCTTCGGTCCCAGCCTGCCTTCTACGCCGGACCTCCGGTTGTTAGATGAAGGCAGCTGGCAGTACGTAAGATTACTAGTGTCAACCAACCCATCATAAATGTATGCGCTCACTCGAATTGTAATGGTGGCTATACATGATTTCTAGCTTATGGCTGTACAGAAGTGTATTTAGTGTTGATGACCTGAAAAAAATTCTATAGGGCCGAGTCTACTCGCCATACAGGTGCATTGTGACTGTTGGTAAGTTATCTTGATTCATGTTCAAATTCCGTCCCGGTAACACCACTTCTTATGTGAAGTTTCTCAAACTCTAGCACTTGTAAAATGAACACCATCCTGCTCAATTTGTTCTGAAAATTCGTGGGCCGTGCCTTTGTTCATGACGAAATTGTTTGCTACTTCATGCAGATCACACCTGCCCTCCATCCCCGCGCTTCGATCAGATAAAAACAAGAACTTCCAAGCTTCATTCCCATTGGAGAATTTCACACCTGCATTATTTTAGGTTATAAAAAAGATTCATAGACTTAGTACaatgatgcatatttatttttggttcCCTGTCCTTCTGAGGGGCATCAACCTCCATTTtaaccgggaaaaaaaaaaaagatacgtAAGAGGGGAGGCGTGGCTCTATTTCAATCTAAATGTTAGCCCAAAAGGGCTCAGCTTCTCTTCCATAATCCTCTCCAACTTTTCCGCCATGGAAGGGGTCAAATGATTAACCCAATCGCCGACCTCTCCTTTCCTGAAGAAAGTCTTGTTCTCGGCCAACCAATGCTTGCCAGTTTTATTCACTTCTAACTCTTTCAAGCTGCTCAAACTGCACAACTTCACAATCTCTTCAATCACACCAtccctctcttcctcctctgaGAAAGGAGCCCCCATGAACTCTGCGATCCTCTTTAGGTTCCCCGCAGTGTCTTCCCTCAGGTCCTCATATTTTAGGAATAACACTTTGTTGGGCCTCTCCAAGCTCGCCTTCCAGTATCCCAACAGGTGGTCCCAGAACGGACCAAACGGTTCGATCCCTCTGCAGCAGTAATCCAAGTACTCCTCCATGGAGCTTCGTCCACCCGACCAGAGCTCAGGCTTAACTTGTGGAGCGAAGTGGCAGAATGAGACGATCGTGTCGAGTGGGTTCCGGCAAATATAAATGACCTACTAAGATGATGGTtcatgaaatattaaaatgatgCCGAGCACGAATGCCACACGGGACACCTATAAACACCACCGTGAACCGCATATCTCTAGATTTGTAAAACTTCAGATTGGAGCTAATTCATGTCCTTCACATTAGGTGTAGTACTTGGTCCCCTCTCTCACATACtagcacaattttttttctttttgggatAAATGACATTTGAGTATACAAtagattcatatatatatatatatatatatacagtaaCACACACTCAcccacacacatatatatgtatacatgcaAACAAAATAAGAGTCGAATTCTCATGCTATcccatcatcaaaaataaaaaacggaGTTCGTTCACTTTGCCAGGTCATCACttatgtattaaaaaaaaatttatcattcattatgcaatagaatatatatatattatttgcagAATTGCCattcatatattataacaATCGAATTGCCGTTCATATAGATTGTAGCAAAATATAGAGTAGGAAACAATATTAACGATGggttataatatttatagagtTGCCCTTTACATTATGGACAAATATTAACTACAATCAAGTTGCCgtttatataatattgtttGCTTATAATATTACCATTCATATTGTGTCGTTTATATACTGCACAAGTCAAGCAAAGAGAGGCAGGCAAAGGGAGAAGCAAGTGGATCAACCAAGTAAACTCTCAATTCATGTTTTGTATGAACTAAATATACTTTAATTTGAGTTTGGTGcattcttttgtttctttccCATCGATATTTTGGTTGTGGGTCAGATGTCAtgtcttctctctttctttttcttcctagTATGCAACCTGAGCAACCTTATTAATCGAGTTAATTTGGTTTCATAAACTGATTTATCAAGATATGTTCACATGTGATATACttgattttcttttacatttcatttacttatatttctatacatctatatatatatatatatatgaatataaagtTTCGAGCCGAATTCTCACACCGTCACATGATCAAAAAATAAAGCAGAGCTCATAGTTGAATTCTCATACCGTTACatcataaaaaaatgaaacagaGCTCATTGTCGAATTCTCAGACTGTCACATCATCATTTATactaagaaaattattatattcttaCTAAAGaaattctattaattaattatccaGTAAATATATTAATCTTTTATATAAAGCACAACGTAATGTATATCAGGGGATAAAATATGACATAAGGCACAACAGAATATATACAAGGGAACAAAATatgcaatagaatatataatataaaagataTAGTTGCCGCTTcgattaaatataaatatatattaagtatatatagattagttgtattaaatttataattatcattttctaacaattttatatctttatatataatacggTCCTTTGCCTAGCCGATTATCAATTAAAGGAGAacaatattctatatataattctaaacctcttttttcatttcttcaaatttttctttttctttggttgaattttgattcataaaatgaattttctaatGCGAATTTCAAACTAATTGCTTCGATATTTTGACTGTTTTAATAATCTTctccaaaattttcttttattgattgaattttatttgttgaatGAACTTTATTTGAGATTGACTATTTTGATATTGATTGTTTTTGGCAGGATCTCTATTCCAGTTTCATTATGAACATCACTTAAGTAGCAATAAGATTTTTCTTattcatttttattctttggttgaattttgatttgtagaatgaattttttaactaatttctcattcaaactaattatttcgatattgattattttaataaatcttTCTTCCATATTTAATAGGGTTGTTGCTTTAATAATTGATAATCCTTCaatcattaatatatatatatatatatattaagatgaaaatttacattaattaacaatatgaataattttttatatttcaggATTTCTATCGTTAAATTCCTTAGTAATCGTTCGCGCAACGTGCAGATTTTCATCTACTTATagtaaaaatagaaaacattATTTATGAAGTCACCCAtgtatatcaaatatatatagttttaattataataaattacgatttcataaaaatttcaaaacactcATATAATATacgataaaattaaaaaaaaaacataaaatttaaaCACAAACCATCTTGTGCAATGCATGGGCTCTACGacttgtaataataatataacagGGCTATTAATATATTACTTTCTTGGTATTCTTACCTGACAGCCGGATTGGCCTACTGATTCCGGCAGCGAATCATGTGGGATATGGGTGGCAAAGAGCCGTGGGACGGAGAAACTAGCCAAGTCAAGCAGCTCACCAGCTTGCCCGTAGATGCTGAGCTCAAGGAAGGGGACGAGCTTGTGGGGATTACTGGACATCAAAGGGTGGTTGTTGGCAGAGGGAGGGAACACATCACGGCGAAGGGTGGAGAAGGCGAGCGCCTTGAGCCATGTCGTGCCCGACTTGGGCTTGCTCACGAGTATGATGTCGGAGTCATGCGGGGTGAAGTGGCGGGAGAAGGAGTGGACGCCAGGGAAGACTCCCGAGGGACACCAGAAGTTTCGATACAGTATATGGATGGGGCTTATAAAGCCTTTTTCTTTGGGGAGGGAAGCGATCAGCTCCTCTAGGTCAACGTCGTCATCGTTCTCTTGCGGCCAAGTTTGAGATTGTATTCTCCTGAATGATGGCGGAGGCAGTGAGTTCGGGTGGTCGTTGGCCATGGAAGTGGTGGACGGACTGAGATCACGGCGGCCCTAAGGAAAAGTCAATCAGACGGCAGGGAGATAGGGTAAAGGATTGGTCTCGCGACCGACTAGTTTCACATGAAAATGTCCGACCAAAatgattgatatatataataagagaaaaaggtTTCTCCGGGAGATGAATaatttactcttactcttgGCAGACTTCACCTGAAAATGTCCGAGCAAAatgattgatatatatatatatatatataataagagaaaaaggtTTCTACCGGAGATTAAATTACTTTTACTCTTGGCGGACCcataaaagtaattaaagcTTGCATTGTTCGtatcgtacatagtcaagctGCATCGAAACACAAGGTGTCGAATTTAGAACTTCTAAGTTAGGAGGCGAGAACCTGTGTTACTGCACTATATcctcttttaattaatttacttaatttaatCTCTAAAAATTTACTTGCCCAAAAAATTCcaaataaatcttttttttttcatttgtattaattagtttacagaacataataaatttcatataatctaccaaaaaatatataacaagaccacaaaaaataatttactcTTGGCAAGtctaaagtaattaattaaagctTCGTGCTCATGGGTCCTGCTCAAGTTGCATTAGTGCATATCGTAGTCTTAGCTGCATGGGAGCACCGTAAAACGATAATGATATATCGGCTGCATGCAATTGATAATGAATAGGGAATCTTCTAACACTTggctttgtttgtttgtttgctttttttttttttaatttataataatccAACTctactcaattcaattctaTTCCTTcccaaattcaataatataataattactgttttttttcctttcatttaataatattttctcactcattttttttcttatcattTTTAAACTTCCATATAATAATACTTTTTCACTTACTTTTtcctaataatttttaaaattaatttttcaataataaatttctcatctattttcacatctatatatatttttctcatacatatatatatatatatatattttatttttttctcatacattaatatatttgtcaacactcacaatcattacacaaaatcaagttgaattgaatcacttatccaactcgaaaaccaaacgcaagtATTTATGTATCCTAGTACATACTCTAAATTGATTGGTTCAAGAGTTTATTCTCTCCTTATACAATAGATCTTGAATTCAacttgaatagaaaaaatcaACAATGAAAGATCTTTATTTATCCTTTAGCGGGTGACTAGACTTGATCATGAATTAGTTGAGACCCGTTGGGTTTACGGATACTAAAAGATGCACActtgagtaaaaaaaaaacaaaaaaagaaaaactcttATGAACGCTGAAGATGacttttcaatattataatgCCTACCACTTGACCAAGACGTTGCCTGGACccttaaaatttataaaggaCATAAAGTAATATCTATTGCTTGTAAATACATAAGTTCGTGTCCAACTTTATGTGCCTACTTAGATCGATGAACGAGGCATCGAAGTGAGACACGATCTAAAATAGGATCAACAAGACTCATGGCACATTATATTGCTCTCCAAATTCAAAGGTGGATAGTGAAACACGGAGTCCTTCCATAGTGGAAAAGTTGGAGATATATAGTCTTATGGAAGACAATCTGCCGTGGCCTTTTGGGTTTTTCCAGAAGATAGGTAGCCGCCATGACTATTTAAAACAAGATTAAAGAACCGTGTTCGTCATTTTACTGGAAAAATATTCAGACGTCCACCCGATCGAAGTGGCTTTCACTCCTGGCTGCGATTCGAGCgtgatttcaaaaaaaaaaagaaaatgtattcTCAATGCACACGTGCATCTACTGGACTCAACATAACGTAAAAATATACTCGGGATGACCGCATATAGGACCCTGTCAAACTTCTTGCCTGATCGACTTATATAAGTACATGAGTCCTAAGGCATCATAATTAACCACCAAGAGAGACAAGTTTATTGCCTCATATATATAACCATTTAATTTAGAATTGACTGCTAGCTCCACATTATCGCACACGAGAAAATAGGCTGACAAATTAGACTGGATGGACCATGGCTAGCTAGCGTACTTTGAATGTCAAGCCAGACGGGCTCAATTtctcttccatgaggcgttgcaTACGTTCTGCCGTGGAAGGAGAGAGATAATTTACCCAGTTGCCAAGTGCTGCGATGTGTTTAtgtgttttcctttttcttttttttcccctttattTCTCTATTTCCATTTCCATGGCGGATGGCGACGCCCATAGATGGACTTATAATAACTAGATGATAGCCCGCGTACAGAGTTTTTGGGTCGTATGATGTTTTTGTGTTAATATCTTTTGAAGAGTCAAACATAAAATCTATTAATATCCACGCTAGAGGTTTTGATGCctatatattttaagttttGATATTCTTCAAATCTGCAAtcataaaaagtaataatttaataatttaaaaagatataaaaactCTTTTCTACTTAATTGTGTAAATTTTCTGACTtctatcataatatatatttaattataaggTCATAAAGATAATAAGCCTGAAATGCTTATTATCCATGTGCTTTCCTTTACCTGTTTTATTCTCCTCTAACTTCTTCATGTTATGAAGACTACACAAGTTTGCGATCTCTTCGACGACTCCAATAATGGAATTAAATAGAGGTGCGTAGCGGCTACGTAACGGTATCAGTGGTATATCGCGGccagtatttttttttccatgctGTAGCCATCGATATTGCGGCCGTAACGGCCGAAATATCGGCCGTTACGGCCGTAAGCGCCCAAATAGCAGCGTAGAGCCGATCTAAGGGTTATACAGGGTGGATagaaaagggaagaagaaagaaataacGTTGaactatgaaattttttttattaagccAAGCCAAGTTCCATTTGTTGATCGGGTAAGAAACAGAGATGGAGATGCTGCGATGGCGCGGGGCTGAACTctttttttgagaaatttctgaagatttatgaaaataatgaaaaaacaaATTTCTGAAAATTTCTGAAGCGGACTATGGGCTTAGTGGGTCAAgtccaattttttaataagataTCAGTTTATTCAAGGCCAACGATACCCTAATTATATACTagtataatattttttgtttttttaataatgcGTATAATCGAATCAGTGCGTTTATCCATTTTATTGGCCTAAACATGGCATCTAATCTAATTAGCCATGTATCACATCTTTTGCACGGATTAGAGTTTTTTTCTCATCATCTAGGAAAAATTATGTCCGTGACGACCGTGATCCTAGTTGCATAATACCACGACACCCGCTTCCGCGACAACCACTCCATGACCGTTAAGCGAGTCGCGACCGTGATTTAATTCCTTattcctctcttcttcctcggaAAAAGGCACTCCCGTGAAGCTTGCAATCTTCTTCAAAGTCCCGACGGGGTCAGCCTTCATGTCCTCGTACCTGAGGAACAACGCCTTATCGGGTGTCTTCAGGCTCGCGTTCAAACCGCCCAGCATATGCTCCCAAAACGGCCCGCAATCATCGATTCCTCTATATAGGGAATCAAACATCTCCTCGATAGGCGAATCCCCCCGTCACGTACCCAGGTTGCGCGTTGCCCAGAAAGTGCCGCAATGATACGTGCTTAATGGTATATATAGGATGTGTGTTTTTGATATTTCCCAACAACTTGAGTCGTAGTGATCCCGTTCGGATGCCAGCTTCAGCTGTCGGGACCTCTGATGGTAATAAAAATGGGGCGGCGTCTTCGTCTTTGGCTTATCACTCCACTACCAGTGCCTCTCCCTACCTTTGCATTAAGGAATTGTCTCCCTCAATTAGATTTGGACCGCTGCTACAGTATTCCCCTCCAATGATCCGactgcttttgtttttctggTATGTTAGCTTGGGATTCCTTGAGCCTACCTCGGTTGTTTTGTCTGTCTTGTTAACAGAGTGGAGTGGCAGAG
This region includes:
- the LOC116189033 gene encoding cytosolic sulfotransferase 15-like; this translates as MANDHPNSLPPPSFRRIQSQTWPQENDDDVDLEELIASLPKEKGFISPIHILYRNFWCPSGVFPGVHSFSRHFTPHDSDIILVSKPKSGTTWLKALAFSTLRRDVFPPSANNHPLMSSNPHKLVPFLELSIYGQAGELLDLASFSVPRLFATHIPHDSLPESVGQSGCQVIYICRNPLDTIVSFCHFAPQVKPELWSGGRSSMEEYLDYCCRGIEPFGPFWDHLLGYWKASLERPNKVLFLKYEDLREDTAGNLKRIAEFMGAPFSEEEERDGVIEEIVKLCSLSSLKELEVNKTGKHWLAENKTFFRKGEVGDWVNHLTPSMAEKLERIMEEKLSPFGLTFRLK